A genomic segment from Helicoverpa armigera isolate CAAS_96S chromosome 10, ASM3070526v1, whole genome shotgun sequence encodes:
- the LOC110374409 gene encoding uncharacterized protein LOC110374409, with protein MDHRDGWSGGESVATENSTDNSRAAERDRVRIEFYATYDVMTGVRIAATLGGFFALMVFLIVYKSRSKSVKALNDPKIVEMAEAVVAEEQAVEEERQLTAALEEALSERARSRPSISEEPPWPRTARFASYGGGYGSLLTPPRRLSTVRGDSLPGSALRFVERRSSAGPRDRRLSSATCSSSGSSYLERRGSSVVCALPERRLSPCPSERLAPLASVGSVGPSYAVECELASVGADSVFAEDDADSTDDEVEQFSTDSGGGEATLVGECTELSSRPMPLPLQLERASHSRETLF; from the coding sequence ATGGATCATCGAGATGGATGGAGTGGCGGAGAGTCGGTGGCGACCGAGAACTCTACTGATAATTCCCGGGCCGCTGAACGCGACCGGGTACGCATCGAGTTCTATGCCACGTATGACGTCATGACGGGCGTACGCATAGCCGCCACTCTTGGTGGCTTTTTTGCATTGATGGTCTTTCTGATCGTCTATAAAAGCCGCAGTAAATCTGTGAAGGCTTTAAATGATCCAAAAATAGTAGAAATGGCTGAAGCTGTTGTGGCAGAAGAGCAAGCAGTCGAAGAAGAGAGGCAACTAACGGCGGCGCTAGAGGAAGCTCTGTCCGAGCGTGCGCGTTCTCGTCCGTCAATAAGTGAGGAGCCTCCTTGGCCTCGCACAGCGCGGTTTGCGTCTTATGGAGGAGGCTACGGGAGCCTATTAACACCGCCACGTCGATTGTCGACTGTGCGCGGGGATTCGCTTCCCGGATCGGCGTTACGTTTCGTGGAGCGTCGGTCATCGGCCGGACCTCGCGATAGACGCCTGAGCTCAGCGACTTGTTCAAGCTCAGGAAGCTCGTATTTGGAAAGACGCGGTTCGTCAGTGGTATGCGCGCTACCCGAACGCCGGTTGTCTCCATGTCCTAGTGAGCGACTTGCCCCTCTTGCATCAGTGGGCAGCGTAGGCCCGTCCTATGCCGTAGAGTGTGAATTAGCGTCAGTGGGTGCGGATTCAGTGTTCGCAGAGGACGATGCGGACTCCACCGATGACGAGGTGGAGCAGTTCTCGACGGACAGTGGAGGTGGTGAGGCGACGTTAGTAGGCGAGTGCACGGAGCTCTCTAGTCGTCCCATGCCACTGCCGCTGCAGTTGGAACGTGCTTCACATTCACGGGAAACGTTGTTCTAG